A region of the Emcibacteraceae bacterium genome:
AATGCAGAAGATGGTATCCCCGTCCGATAATGTATGAACAGGCCGGATTGCTCTGGCGTAACCGTCATGAGCCATCATCGCCACCCGTTTGCACTCGGCCGATGTCAGTTTGGCCGATGTGGCAATGATGCCAATGGTGGTGTTTGTCCCCGGTCTTGACCCCCCGGTTTTGCTGTCATCGGGAAAGGGCTGTATGGCGGCTTCCTGGTTCGGATTTGGCTTTTGCCCGCCCAGTTCATCACCGTAAGCAAAGGGCTGCGCCCAATATGTTTTCCCGTCCGGCATAAAGACGCTACCCACACAGTTGACCGCGACAAGTGCCCCGACAATAAGACCATCCCCCAGATCAATGGACGTGGAACCAACCCCACCTTCCTTATTACCGGCCCTTGCCCCTAAACCTGCCCCGTAGTTACCAAGTGGAAAGGCTTTGCCATTTCGTTTCTGCGCATCTTCAAGCGCTTTAATACCAAGATTATGATAGGGCGTTTCAAGGCCCCAGTCCTTATCACCGCCATTGACCAAATCAAACAGGATCGCTCCGACCACAATCGGCACCGCCGGCATATTTTCGGTAAATTTAAGGCCGACATTCTGTTTGGAAAGCACTTTAGCAATACCATCCCCGGCAGCAAGGCCAAAAACACTGCCACCGGAAAGCACAACTGCATCGGCCCGCCCGACCAGGTTTTCCGGGCTTAATACCTCCACATCACGAAGGCCGGGACCACCGCCACGTACATCAACCCCGCCGGTGACTGAACCCGGGCAGTAAAGAACCGTTGTTCCGGTTCTGACCTTCTGGTCTTCGGCATGTCCGACACTGATCCCTTCAACATCGGTGATTAAATTCTGTGGTCCCGGTTTAAACATTTTTAGTCCTATCCCTTTTTATTTTTAAGCTTATGCTGAAATAACCCTTTAAACAAGCCATTAAGCCATGTTTCGTTTAGATACATTGCCCGATTTAGATACAGCGTCCGCCGTCAACCTCCATCGCCACCCCGGTAACCATGCTCGCCTCATCACTGCACAGATAACAGGCGGCATTGCCCATATCCTCCGGTGTTGAAAAGCGGCCGATCGGAATGGTCGAGAGGAATTTTGCCCTTATTTCCGGTGTGTCTTCACCCATAAAGGTCTTCAGCAGCGGCGTATCCCCCGCAACCGGGTTAATGGCATTGACCCGAATACCAAAGGGGGCAAGCTCAACCGCCATGCCGCGGGTTGCCGTAATCATCCAGCCCTTTGACGCATTATACCAGGTCAGATTGGGACGCGGGCTGACACCGCCGGTACTCGCCACATTTAAAATGGCGCCGCTTCCGGCCTTTTTCATAATCGGGACAATATGTTTCGCCGTGTTATAGACCGATTTGGCATTGACATTAAAAATCCGGTCAAAATCGCTTTCAGGGAGCTGGTCAAGCGGCTGGGGGATATGGCCGATCCCGGCATTATTGACCAGAATATCAACTGTTTTAAACGCTGAAACCGTTCTTTCAACAAGGGCCTTAACGCTTTCCCCATCCGAAACATCGACCTCAACCGCCATTACATTTTCACCAAGTTCGGCGGCCAGATTTTCCGCCAGCGTGATATTCAGATCGGCAATGACCACATTGGCCCCTTCAGCCGCAAATTTGCGGACAATCCCGGCACCAAAACCGGATGCACCACCTGTTACAATTGCTATTTTTTCATTTAATCTCATAATATTATCACTTTTTTTTAAACTTTTACATTAACCATGACGAACCGCGACGGTTTTAAGAACGCTGAAGCCATAAAGGGCTTCAAACCCCTTTTCCCGGCCAAAGCCTGATTTACGCATACCGCCAAATGGCAGCTCAACCCCGCCCCCGGCCCCGTAGTTGTTGATAAATATCTGTCCGGCTTTGATCGCCTTGGCCATGCGCATCTGGCAACCACCATCGCGGGTCCAGACCCCGGTCACCAGCCCATAATCAGTGCCATTGGCAATTTCCACCGCTTCTTCCTCGCTGTCAAAAGGGATTGCGACCTGAACGGGGCCGAATATTTCTTCCTGCGCCAGTTTATGATCCGGTGGCACATCGCGAAAAAGGGTTGGCCTTACATAACAGCCATTTTCCGGGCATCCGTCCATAATCTGCCCCTGCGCGGCAATTTTTAATCCGCTTTCTAGCCCGGCATTAATATAGCCTTCAACCACATCCTGCTGTTTTTTTGAAATAAGCGGCCCGACATCCAGATTATCTGTTGCCGGCCCCACTTTCATGGCGCTTATTTTTTCAGAAACCATTTTGATCACTTTTTCATAAACCCCGCGCTGGATTATGAGCCGGCTTCCGGCGGAGCAGGTCTGCCCGCCATTTTGGATACAAGCACCGACAAGAAAAGGTAAAGCGGCCTCAAGATCCGCATCATCAAAGACAATCTGTGGTGATTTCCCGCCAAGTTCCAGTGTCACCGGCACAATATTTTCCCCGGCCGCTTTTTCAATCAGTTTACCGACACCGACTGAGCCGGTAAAGCTGATATGATGAACGCCGGGATGGCTGGAAAGGGCTGCCCCCGCCTCATTGCCAAGCCCGGTGACCACATTTAAAACTCCTTTTGGCAGTCCCGATTCCTCGGCTATTCTGGCAAATAAAAGCGCGGTCAGGCAGGCTTCTTCCGCCGGTTTTAATACACATGTATTACCCATGGCCAGTGCACCGCCAATGCAGCGCCCTGCAATCTGCATCGGGTAATTCCAGGGCACAATGTGACCGGTGACACCATGCGGCTCACGCAGTGTATAAACAGTATATCCATCCATATAGGGAATTGTGTGGCCCATTACCTTATCAGCGGCCCCACCGTAAAATTCCATATAACGGGCCATGGCAATGGCATCATTTCTGGCCTGGGTGGTTGGTTTTCCCACATCAAGACTTTCAAGACGGGTCAGTTCATCAACATGTTCCAGTATTTTTTCACCAATTTTCGTGAGTATCCGTCCACGCTGGGTCGCGGTCATTTTTCCCCATTCACCGTCAAGGGCGGCCTGCGCCGCTTTCACTGCATCATCAATATCCTTGTCCGAGCCACGCCCGATTTTGCAGAGTAGCTCCCCGGTTGACGGGTTTATCAGGTCAAGGGTGCGGTTATTTTCCGCGTTACGCCACTGACCACCGATGAGAATCTGCTCAGTGTTGAAAGATATTGTCATTAAACTGTTCCTTATTTTTTACTTTACTCTTTGTAATGTCCGGGCTCGCTTCGAGCAATGCTTTTGTGTATGGATGGCTGGGGTTCTGGTAAACCTCTGCTGTTATTCCTTCCTCAACGATAACCCCGTCTTTCATTACCAGCACCCGGTCTGTAATATTCTTCACCGTCGTCAGATCGTGCGACACAAACAGATAGGAAATCCCGAATACGGATGTAAGTCTGGCGAGAAGTTCGAGTATCTGGTCCCGGATCAGGACATCAAGGGCTGATGTCGCTTCATCGAGCAATATAATATCCGGTTCCGTAATCAGCGCCCGGGCGATGGCAATGCGCTGGCGCTGCCCGCCGGAAAATTCATGCGGATATTTATCAATATCACTTACGCTTAAGCCTACATGGTCGAGCATTTCAATAACTTTTTCTTTTTGCTCGGAGGCACTGGGTGGATTATCAAGGGCATAATAAGGTTCAGCCACCAGTCGGCCCACCTTATGGCGTGGATTAAAGCTGCCGTATGGGTCCTGAAACACCACATTTATATGGCGCCTTAAGCGTCGTTCACCATTAAATTTATGTCCCGCAATCAGAATTTCCCCTTTCTGAAAATCCTCAAGTCCCAAAATACAGCGGGTCAGGGTTGATTTACCGCAGCCACTTTCCCCGACAAGACCAATATTCTCCCCCCTTTTTATGGTGAAGCTTACATCATTGACCGCCCGCAGTTTGTCTTTACGTCCGATTTTATACTCCTTGCTTAAGTTCCGCACTTCAAGCACGGGTTCCGCATCCTCTACAATAAATTTCTGCTGCAATTTATGATGGGCGGCTGCAAACAGCATTTTTGTATAGTCATGTTTCATATTTTCAAAAAAACCGTTCCTTGGTCCCTGCTCCACCACTTTACCGTCTTTCATAATAACAATATGATCGGCAATATCAGAAACCACCGCAAGATCATGACTGATCAAAAGCAGGCCCATTTTATCCTGATCAACCAGTTTTTTAAGAAGTGTCATAATTTTTGCCTGTGTCGTCACATCAAGTGCCGTTGTCGGCTCATCCGCAATTAAAAGTGCCGGTTTTTGGGATATGGCAATGGCAATCACCACCCTTTGTCGCTGCCCGCCGGAAAGCTTATGGGGATAGGTATTCAATGGGAAACGCTGATTATCAAGGCCAACCCGGTGCAAGGCCAGCTCCGCCCGCTCCCGCACTTCTGCGCGGCCAAGACCGGGTTCTGAAATCCGGATCGCTTCCATCACCTGTGCGCCGATGGTCTCAACCGGGTTTAACGCGGTCATCGGTTCCTGAAACACCATACCGATATCGTTGGCACGAACCGCGCACATTTCCTTTTCCGGCTTTTCGCTGATATTCTGATCCTTTAACCAGATGGCCCCTGATGTAGTCGCCCCATCCGGCAGAAGCCGGATCACGGCGGATGAAGTCATGGATTTACCCGAACCGCTTTCCCCGACAATCGCCACAACCTGTCCTTTTTCAATGCTGAGGCTCACTTTTTCAAGAATAGTGGTGCCATGAATGGAAAGGCTTAAATCCTGTATATCAAGCAGTGACATCGCCGGTCTTTCTTTTCTTTAATTTCGGATCAAGCATATCACGCAGGCCGTCCCCCATCAGGTTAAGTCCAAGCACCATCGCCACAATCACACCACCGGGGAAATATGCCAGCCAGGGCGCAAAGAAGATCATGGTCTGGGCATCATTCAGCATCCTGCCCAGGCTCGGATTCGGTGGCTGGGTTCCAAGCCCGACGTAGGAGAGGCTGGCTTCGGCGATAATTGCTATTGAAAACTGGATTGTCGCCTGAACAATCAGAATATTTAATATATTGGGAAGGATATGTTCATAACTGATCCGCATCATGCCCTTGCCCGCAACCCTTGCCGCCATGATATAATCACGGGTCCAGAGGCTTAAGGCACCCCCCCTGCTCATTCTGGCGAAAACCGGAATATTAAATATGCCAATGGCAATAATGGCGTTGATTGCCCCAGGGCCGAAAACGGCGGTAATCATAATCGCCATCAAGAGTGACGGAAAGGCAAAAACCAGATCATTGCCCCGCATCAGCATTTCATCAATCAGACTGCCGCCATTCATGCGGCTGCCTGCTGCCCAAAGCCCGAGCGGCACGCCTAATATCATACCAATACCAACCGCCACAAGGGATACGGCAATGGCATTTCTTGTCCCCACCATCACCATTGAAAAAATATCACGGCCGAAATGATCTGTCCCCATAAGATGGTCAAGCCCCGGCGCCGCAAACTTACCGGCAATATTGATCGCTTCCACATCATAGGGTGTCCAGAAAAAGGACAGAATGGCGACAAAGGTAAAAATAAAAGTCAGTACCCCGCCGACAATGAAACTAAAGGGGAAACGGTTCATCGCTGCCCCCCTTCCCGAAGGCGCGGATCAACAATGGCATAAAACAGATCCACAATGAATGTGATCATCACCACAGCCAGCACCAAGAGTGTCACAATTGATTTCACGACAATCAGGTCCCGCTGGGCGATTGACTGAAAAACCAGCCGGCCCAGACCAGGCAGTGAAAATATACTTTCAATGATTATCCCCCCCGCCAGCAGAAAGGAAAACTGAAGCCCGAGGATCGTCAGCACCGGGATCATGGCATTCCTTAGTCCATGACGGATCAGTGCCTGCCTCCTGCTTAAGCCCTTGGCGCGGGCGGTTCTGATATAATCTTCCTGCATAACTTCGAGCACTGATGAGCGCATCACCCGCGCGAGGATCGCGGCCTGCGGCAGGGCAAGCGATACAGCCGGTATGGTCAATGCCTTGATACAGGGCCAGAAACCGGCATCCCAGCCGGGAAAGCCGACAGCGGAAAACCACCCAAGCGATGTTGAAAAAATAAGCACCATTAAAATGGCAAACCAGAAATTGGGGATCGCCACACCGACCTGCGCCATCCCCATAAGCGTGGTATCAACAGCACTGCCCCGCCGCGACGCGCTGATCACCCCCACCGGAATGGCAATAAGTGTTGACAAAATCAACGCATAAAGGGTCAGCGGTACAGAAACAAGTGTCCGCTCGCCAATCAGTTGCGAAACCGGCACGCGGTAGGTATAACTGATGCCAAAATCACCGGACAGCATGCCGCCAACCCAGCTGAAATATCTTTCGAGCGCCCCCTTATCCAGACCCAATTCGACGCGAAGCGCATCAGCGGCCTCAGTGCTGCCGGAAAGCCCCATCATATAAGCGGCCGGGTCGCCCGGCACCACTTCAATAATCAGGAAAATAACAATCGTTGCGACAATTAAAGTCATCACTAGCGATAGCAGCCTTTTTAAGATATACTGCGCCATCAGTCCGCCCCCTCGATATAGACATCACGAAGATCATTGGATCGGATCGGGTAATTGGCCCACATGCCTTTCAC
Encoded here:
- a CDS encoding P1 family peptidase, whose product is MFKPGPQNLITDVEGISVGHAEDQKVRTGTTVLYCPGSVTGGVDVRGGGPGLRDVEVLSPENLVGRADAVVLSGGSVFGLAAGDGIAKVLSKQNVGLKFTENMPAVPIVVGAILFDLVNGGDKDWGLETPYHNLGIKALEDAQKRNGKAFPLGNYGAGLGARAGNKEGGVGSTSIDLGDGLIVGALVAVNCVGSVFMPDGKTYWAQPFAYGDELGGQKPNPNQEAAIQPFPDDSKTGGSRPGTNTTIGIIATSAKLTSAECKRVAMMAHDGYARAIRPVHTLSDGDTIFCISGGTKEIPDGPRRSRAISEIGAAAADTMARAIARGVFEAQ
- a CDS encoding SDR family oxidoreductase; this encodes MRLNEKIAIVTGGASGFGAGIVRKFAAEGANVVIADLNITLAENLAAELGENVMAVEVDVSDGESVKALVERTVSAFKTVDILVNNAGIGHIPQPLDQLPESDFDRIFNVNAKSVYNTAKHIVPIMKKAGSGAILNVASTGGVSPRPNLTWYNASKGWMITATRGMAVELAPFGIRVNAINPVAGDTPLLKTFMGEDTPEIRAKFLSTIPIGRFSTPEDMGNAACYLCSDEASMVTGVAMEVDGGRCI
- a CDS encoding aldehyde dehydrogenase family protein, with the translated sequence MTISFNTEQILIGGQWRNAENNRTLDLINPSTGELLCKIGRGSDKDIDDAVKAAQAALDGEWGKMTATQRGRILTKIGEKILEHVDELTRLESLDVGKPTTQARNDAIAMARYMEFYGGAADKVMGHTIPYMDGYTVYTLREPHGVTGHIVPWNYPMQIAGRCIGGALAMGNTCVLKPAEEACLTALLFARIAEESGLPKGVLNVVTGLGNEAGAALSSHPGVHHISFTGSVGVGKLIEKAAGENIVPVTLELGGKSPQIVFDDADLEAALPFLVGACIQNGGQTCSAGSRLIIQRGVYEKVIKMVSEKISAMKVGPATDNLDVGPLISKKQQDVVEGYINAGLESGLKIAAQGQIMDGCPENGCYVRPTLFRDVPPDHKLAQEEIFGPVQVAIPFDSEEEAVEIANGTDYGLVTGVWTRDGGCQMRMAKAIKAGQIFINNYGAGGGVELPFGGMRKSGFGREKGFEALYGFSVLKTVAVRHG
- a CDS encoding dipeptide ABC transporter ATP-binding protein, whose amino-acid sequence is MSLLDIQDLSLSIHGTTILEKVSLSIEKGQVVAIVGESGSGKSMTSSAVIRLLPDGATTSGAIWLKDQNISEKPEKEMCAVRANDIGMVFQEPMTALNPVETIGAQVMEAIRISEPGLGRAEVRERAELALHRVGLDNQRFPLNTYPHKLSGGQRQRVVIAIAISQKPALLIADEPTTALDVTTQAKIMTLLKKLVDQDKMGLLLISHDLAVVSDIADHIVIMKDGKVVEQGPRNGFFENMKHDYTKMLFAAAHHKLQQKFIVEDAEPVLEVRNLSKEYKIGRKDKLRAVNDVSFTIKRGENIGLVGESGCGKSTLTRCILGLEDFQKGEILIAGHKFNGERRLRRHINVVFQDPYGSFNPRHKVGRLVAEPYYALDNPPSASEQKEKVIEMLDHVGLSVSDIDKYPHEFSGGQRQRIAIARALITEPDIILLDEATSALDVLIRDQILELLARLTSVFGISYLFVSHDLTTVKNITDRVLVMKDGVIVEEGITAEVYQNPSHPYTKALLEASPDITKSKVKNKEQFNDNIFQH
- a CDS encoding ABC transporter permease produces the protein MNRFPFSFIVGGVLTFIFTFVAILSFFWTPYDVEAINIAGKFAAPGLDHLMGTDHFGRDIFSMVMVGTRNAIAVSLVAVGIGMILGVPLGLWAAGSRMNGGSLIDEMLMRGNDLVFAFPSLLMAIMITAVFGPGAINAIIAIGIFNIPVFARMSRGGALSLWTRDYIMAARVAGKGMMRISYEHILPNILNILIVQATIQFSIAIIAEASLSYVGLGTQPPNPSLGRMLNDAQTMIFFAPWLAYFPGGVIVAMVLGLNLMGDGLRDMLDPKLKKRKTGDVTA
- a CDS encoding ABC transporter permease, translated to MAQYILKRLLSLVMTLIVATIVIFLIIEVVPGDPAAYMMGLSGSTEAADALRVELGLDKGALERYFSWVGGMLSGDFGISYTYRVPVSQLIGERTLVSVPLTLYALILSTLIAIPVGVISASRRGSAVDTTLMGMAQVGVAIPNFWFAILMVLIFSTSLGWFSAVGFPGWDAGFWPCIKALTIPAVSLALPQAAILARVMRSSVLEVMQEDYIRTARAKGLSRRQALIRHGLRNAMIPVLTILGLQFSFLLAGGIIIESIFSLPGLGRLVFQSIAQRDLIVVKSIVTLLVLAVVMITFIVDLFYAIVDPRLREGGQR